Proteins from a genomic interval of Zingiber officinale cultivar Zhangliang chromosome 1B, Zo_v1.1, whole genome shotgun sequence:
- the LOC121991803 gene encoding LOB domain-containing protein 39-like codes for MSCNGCRVLRKGCSSSCVLRPCIQWIESAAAQANATAFVAKFFGRSTLLSLLSSVPLRHRPAVFRSLLYEACGRTINPVGGATGLLWMGWWQLCLEAVETVLCGGTIRPLLAEVSGIATANYALPGWHQKKRKRSDRMDERSPANDGHYLSLSTSSDSSVTMTCTTGEESETSAAKKPTLLKLFE; via the exons ATGAGCTGCAACGGGTGTAGAGTACTGAGGAAAGGGTGCAGCAGCAGCTGCGTCCTCCGCCCGTGCATCCAGTGGATTGAAAGCGCCGCTGCGCAGGCGAACGCCACTGCCTTCGTCGCCAAGTTCTTCGGCCGGTCCACGTTGCTATCCCTCCTCTCGTCTGTGCCCCTCCGCCACCGCCCTG CTGTGTTTCGGTCGTTGCTTTACGAGGCGTGTGGGAGGACAATAAACCCGGTGGGCGGCGCAACAGGGCTGCTGTGGATGGGATGGTGGCAGCTCTGTCTCGAGGCTGTGGAGACAGTGCTTTGCGGTGGAACCATTCGGCCGCTTTTGGCCGAAGTCAGCGGCATCGCCACTGCAAATTATGCTCTCCCTGGCTGGCatcagaagaagagaaaaaggagTGATCGGATGGACGAGAGATCGCCGGCAAATGATGGCCACTACCTCTCCTTGTCGACGTCTTCGGATAGCTCGGTGACGATGACTTGTACTACGGGAGAGGAGAGTGAGACGAGTGCAGCAAAGAAGCCCACGCTTCTAAAACTATTTGAATAA